Proteins co-encoded in one Conger conger chromosome 4, fConCon1.1, whole genome shotgun sequence genomic window:
- the LOC133127739 gene encoding E3 ubiquitin-protein ligase RNF152-like: protein METLSQDSILECQICFNYYSPRRRPKLLDCRHTCCSVCLSQMRSSQKEIRCPWCRGVTKLPPGLSVSQLPDDPDIVTVVAIPHASEHTPVFIRLPSNGCYMLPLPAAKDRALLPGDLGCRLLSAGQQKAVAVVTVPEQQPLGLEAPDGEGGPERRGAGGKGSTWSGVCTVILVACVLLFLLGIVLHNMSCISKRFTVISCG from the coding sequence ATGGAGACTCTGTCTCAGGACTCCATCTTGGAGTGCCAGATCTGCTTCAACTACTACAGCCCGCGGCGGCGGCCCAAGCTGCTGGACTGCCGGCACACGTGCTGCTCGGTGTGCCTGAGCCAGATGCGTAGCAGCCAGAAGGAGATCCGCTGCCCCTGGTGCCGGGGCGTCACCAAACTGCCCCCGGGCCTGTCGGTGTCCCAGCTGCCCGACGACCCCGACATCGTCACCGTGGTGGCCATCCCGCACGCCTCCGAGCACACGCCCGTCTTCATCCGGCTGCCTAGCAACGGCTGCTACATGCTGCCCCTGCCCGCGGCCAAGGACCGGGCGCTGTTGCCGGGCGACCTGGGCTGCCGGCTGCTCTCGGCGGGGCAGCAGAAGGCGGTTGCCGTGGTGACGGTTCCCGAGCAGCAGCCGCTGGGGCTGGAGGCGCCGGACGGCGAGGGCGGCCCGGagaggcggggggcgggggggaagggCTCCACCTGGTCGGGGGTCTGCACCGTGATCCTGGTGGCCTGCGTGCTGCTCTTCCTGCTGGGCATCGTCCTGCACAACATGTCCTGCATCTCTAAGCGCTTCACCGTCATCTCCTGTGGCTGA